DNA sequence from the Gallaecimonas pentaromativorans genome:
CTGTCCCTTGCCAAGGGCCAGCAGCAAATTGAGCGCTACCCCAGTTGCATCGAAAAGGCCAAGCGGGCCCGCTTTTACATCAGCGAGTCCCGCCAGGGCCGTTAATGGCCGCCCCGGGCTTCCATGTAATAGCTGATGTGGCTGCGGGGCTTGAGGTAGTCGAATACCGCTTGTGGCAACGCCGTTGCCTTGACGGTCCGGCTGACCGCCAGCCCCGCCTCCTCCAAATCGATAATGGCGGCCTGCTCCCGGGGCACCGCAGGGTCGTACACCAATACCGCCGGGCTTAATAGCTTGGCGGAGTTGACCGTCATCACCAGGCCGTACTGGTCGTCATTAAGTTGCACCAAGGTCCCCGGGGGATAGACCCCCAATACCCGAATAAAATACTGCACTATGCCCTGATCCAGCCGGTGCTGCTCATGCTTGTAAAGATGCGATAGCACCGCATGGGGCGACATACCCGGCTCCTGGCGCCGGCCATGGCAGAGGTTGTCGTATTCGTTGGCCACCGCCACTAAGCGGGCCAGTTGGGCGATCTCCTCTCCCTTGAGCCCCTTGGGGTAACCGGTACCGTCCAGCGCTTCGTGGTGCTGAAAGATGACCTCGCGCACCGCGTCGGGAAAGTCGGGATACTGCCCGGCCAGCTCATAACCGTACTGGGTATGCAATTTGAGGAAGTTCTGTTCGGCTTCGGTCAGAGGCTCGGTTTTACGCAAGATCTGACTCGGCAACCGGCTTTTGCCCAAGTCGTGAAAAAGCCCGCCGAGCCCTGCATCCACCATCTGCGCTTCGCTCATGCCGGCGGTGCGGGCAATCAACATGGCCAGCACCGCCACATTAAGACTGTGGCAGTAAAAGCCGTCGTCGGTCTTGGGCTCGTTCATCAGGTGCAGCACCACATCACTCTGACTGGTTAACACCCGTGCTATCTCGCTCACCATGGCCTTGCCTTCGCCAAAGGCCGATTGGGGCCGGCGCTGCATGTCCTGCATCACCGCCTTGGTGTGCACCAGGGCGCGCTGAAAATCCTGCTCGGTATTTTGCAGGCCGCGCATGTAAGCCTTTTGGCGGGCGATTTGCTGCTCTTTAAGGGCAAAGGCGGCGGCCAGTTCGGCGTCCAACTCTTCATCCTTGGCAGCGGGGGCCGGCTCGGGCTTTTTAGGCGGCTCCAAAGGTTTGGTATCGGAGCGCTCGGGCACCACCAGCACGTAGTCCAGCCCCAGGCTCTGGATAATGGCTACCTGCTTTTGCGAGCGAATTTTAAAGCGGTTAAACACAAAGGGGTGCTGGGCCCAGCGAACCGGCAGGATCACATAAAGGCCAGGGCACAGCTGATGGGGCGTGACAGCAAGCTTGTTTTTTTTCATTCACATCCACTTATTGTTTTAATGGTTATTGCGTATCGGTAACTGCCGTCGTCTCCCGGCAGCGGTTTCCCGCAAAGCCAAGGGGGAACCAATGAAAAGCATTCTCAATCGTGCTATGTTGCGGCCCAGTTCGTCACGCGCTTTCCTGGAGTCTCATGCGGCGCACCCTCTGGAAATGGCATGGCTGGCTTGGCCTGACTGCCGCCCTCCCCCTATTCATTATTGCCCTGAGCGGCAGCCTGCTGGTGTTTAAAAACGAGCTGGACGGCCTGCTAATGCCCGCCGTTATCTCCAGCAAGGGCGGCCCCGCGCTGGACATGAACACCTTAATGCATGATGCCGAGCGCCAGCTCAACGGCTATGAGCTGCTGGGTTGGCAACCGGGCGAGCCGGGCCAGAACACGCTCCTTTATCTATCCAAAATGGGCAGCTACGTTTGGCAAAAAACCTATATCGACCCCAGCACCGGCCTGGTGACGGCGCCGGTAAAGCCGGTTGACCATTACCTGACCGACTGGCTGCTGAGCTTTCACTACACCTTTGTCAGCGGCGCTGTGGGCATTGCCGTGGCTGGGGTGACAGCGCTGTTGCTGCTGGCGCTGTCCATCAGCGGTTTTATCCTGCACCGGCGCTTTTGGAAGACCTTTTTCACCCTGCGCTGGGGCAAAAGTCTGCGGCTTTTTTTAAGTGACGGCCACAAGATGCTCGGCATCATCGGCGCGCCGGTGTTTTTGATCCTCGGCTTTACCGGCGCCTGGTGGAACCTCGACGAATTTAGCCACGAAATCGAAACCCATGACGACAGCGCCTACATCATTACCCAGCGCTACTACAACGATAAGCTGGATTTCGATGCCATCCTGGCCCGCGCCAAAACGGCGATACCGGGCTTTGTCACTACCTATATCCGCCTACCGGACAAAAGCTACCCTGGCATTCACTTGTTTGGTCACCCGGCAGATGCTGGCCCCTTGCGGGGTAGCGCCGGTTCCATCATCAGCTTTGACGACCAAACCGGGGCGCTGACCGGGGTGATGAACGCCGCCAGCCTCGGCGCCCTGTATCAGTTCAAAGACAGCTTCAAGCCCCTGCACTTTGGCACCTTTGGCGGTCTAACCACACGGGTGCTGTGGTGCCTGATAGGCTTTTTCCCCTGCCTGATGGCCCTGTCGGGCTTTTGGATGTGGCGAAAGCGGGTCAAGCGCTAGGTTTACGTTTGGCCCGGGTACCGGGGGCTTTAGCGGTATCGGCCTTGGCCGGCGCCGATTTAGCCGCTGCCGGCGAGGCTTTGGCTGGTGCTGCTTTCGCCGCTGCTGGCGGGGTCGCTGGCGCGGCTTCTACAGCAGGCTCTGCCTTGGCTGGCATAGCTTTCGCTGTGGGCGCCTTGGCTTGAGCGGGCTTTTTCGCGGCGCTGGCGGCCGGTTTTAGCGGCGCGGCCTTAGCGGCAGAAGCCGCTTTGGCAGGCACCGCTTTGGCAGCAGTTGGCGTCGCGTTAGCGGCGGCTGGCGCCTTAGCCTCAGCCGGTGGCTGCTGGTGGCTGCGGATAAAGTCTTTGACCTTGGGGCCCACTTCTTCACGAAAGCGCCGGCCGTTAAAGATGCCGTAGTGCCCTACCCCTTTTTGCACATAATGAAGCTTGCGCGCCGGCGCTATGCCTGAGCACAGCCGCTGGGCCGCCTCGGTTTGGCCCATGCCGGTGATGTCATCAAACTCCCCTTCAATGGTCATCAGCGCCGTCTTTTCGATGGCGCCAGGGTCAATCACCTGGCCACGGTAGGTCATCTTGCCTTGGGGCAGTTGGTGCTCGATAAAGACCTTTTGCACCGTTTCGAGGTAGAAATCGGCAGGCAAATCCATCACCGCCAGGTATTCGTTGTAAAAATCGCGGTGGGCCTCGGCGCTGTCGCCGTCGCCGTGGATCAAATCCTCGTAAAACTTAAAGTGCTTACGGATATGCAAGTCCGGGTTCATCATCATAAAACCCGACAACTGGATAAAGCCCGGATAGACCTTCTGCCCCACCCCGGGATATTGCTCGGGCACGGTGCACACCACGTTTTCTTCGAACCATTCCAAGTCGTGGTCAGAGGCGTAATCATTCATTTCAGTGGGGTTGATGCGGGTGTCCACCGGCCCGCCCATCAGGGTCAGCGATAGCGGCTGGCGCTCGGATTTTCGCATCGCCATCAAGGTACAGGCCACCAGCACCGGCACCGACGGCTGACACACCGCCAGCACATGGACATCCGGCCCCAGCTGCTCGATAAACTCAATCACGTAATCCACGTAATCATCAAAGCTAAACCCCCCTTCGCTAAGCGGCACTTCCCGGGCATTGACCCAGTCGGTGATATACACCTCATGGTCCGGCAGAAAGTGGGCCACGGTGCCGCGCAGCAAGGTGGCGTAATGGCCGGAAAGCGGCGCGACGATCAGCAGTTTGGGGTCTTGGCGCTTGCTAAAGCGGCGAAAATGTTTGAGCTCGCAAAAAGGCCGAGTCGCAGCCACCTGCTCGCGCACCATCACGGTAGTGCCGTCGATTTCGGTGGAGTTGAGGCCAAATTCAGGCTTTTCGTAGTTGTTGGTGCAGCGCTCCATAAATTCGATACCCGCCAGCATATAGCGTCCGGTGTGGGTATAGGGCGCCAGGCTCCAGGGCAGGGTTAATTGCTTTTTCAGGGCCTGGGCCCACAGGTGCAAAGGCTGCATGGCTTGCAAGGCAGTGGCATGAAATTCATAGAGCATCACAACATCCCCTGTAAAAAAAGTAATGAGATTGGACACTTAACAAGATAGGCGCCACTTCAAGCCTGGGCAATTAT
Encoded proteins:
- a CDS encoding HD-GYP domain-containing protein, producing the protein MKKNKLAVTPHQLCPGLYVILPVRWAQHPFVFNRFKIRSQKQVAIIQSLGLDYVLVVPERSDTKPLEPPKKPEPAPAAKDEELDAELAAAFALKEQQIARQKAYMRGLQNTEQDFQRALVHTKAVMQDMQRRPQSAFGEGKAMVSEIARVLTSQSDVVLHLMNEPKTDDGFYCHSLNVAVLAMLIARTAGMSEAQMVDAGLGGLFHDLGKSRLPSQILRKTEPLTEAEQNFLKLHTQYGYELAGQYPDFPDAVREVIFQHHEALDGTGYPKGLKGEEIAQLARLVAVANEYDNLCHGRRQEPGMSPHAVLSHLYKHEQHRLDQGIVQYFIRVLGVYPPGTLVQLNDDQYGLVMTVNSAKLLSPAVLVYDPAVPREQAAIIDLEEAGLAVSRTVKATALPQAVFDYLKPRSHISYYMEARGGH
- a CDS encoding PepSY-associated TM helix domain-containing protein, which translates into the protein MRRTLWKWHGWLGLTAALPLFIIALSGSLLVFKNELDGLLMPAVISSKGGPALDMNTLMHDAERQLNGYELLGWQPGEPGQNTLLYLSKMGSYVWQKTYIDPSTGLVTAPVKPVDHYLTDWLLSFHYTFVSGAVGIAVAGVTALLLLALSISGFILHRRFWKTFFTLRWGKSLRLFLSDGHKMLGIIGAPVFLILGFTGAWWNLDEFSHEIETHDDSAYIITQRYYNDKLDFDAILARAKTAIPGFVTTYIRLPDKSYPGIHLFGHPADAGPLRGSAGSIISFDDQTGALTGVMNAASLGALYQFKDSFKPLHFGTFGGLTTRVLWCLIGFFPCLMALSGFWMWRKRVKR
- a CDS encoding polyhydroxyalkanoate depolymerase translates to MLYEFHATALQAMQPLHLWAQALKKQLTLPWSLAPYTHTGRYMLAGIEFMERCTNNYEKPEFGLNSTEIDGTTVMVREQVAATRPFCELKHFRRFSKRQDPKLLIVAPLSGHYATLLRGTVAHFLPDHEVYITDWVNAREVPLSEGGFSFDDYVDYVIEFIEQLGPDVHVLAVCQPSVPVLVACTLMAMRKSERQPLSLTLMGGPVDTRINPTEMNDYASDHDLEWFEENVVCTVPEQYPGVGQKVYPGFIQLSGFMMMNPDLHIRKHFKFYEDLIHGDGDSAEAHRDFYNEYLAVMDLPADFYLETVQKVFIEHQLPQGKMTYRGQVIDPGAIEKTALMTIEGEFDDITGMGQTEAAQRLCSGIAPARKLHYVQKGVGHYGIFNGRRFREEVGPKVKDFIRSHQQPPAEAKAPAAANATPTAAKAVPAKAASAAKAAPLKPAASAAKKPAQAKAPTAKAMPAKAEPAVEAAPATPPAAAKAAPAKASPAAAKSAPAKADTAKAPGTRAKRKPSA